One genomic segment of Ipomoea triloba cultivar NCNSP0323 chromosome 9, ASM357664v1 includes these proteins:
- the LOC116030062 gene encoding peroxisomal acyl-coenzyme A oxidase 1-like, which translates to MASVDFLAGERRKAEFDVDAMKIAWAGSLSEFQLHDRISKLVASDPALSKEGRTMMPRKELFKNALRKVNHAWKLINELRLTEEEARKFRFYMDEPAYTDLHWGMFVPAIKGSGTEEQQKKWLPLAYKMQIIGCYAQTELGHGSNVQGLETTATFDPRTDEFVIHSPTLTSSKWWPGGLGKASTHAVVYARLIVDGKDYGVNGFIVQLRSLEDHKPLPGITVGDIGMKFGSGAYNTMDNGVLRFDHVRIPRDQMLMRVSQVTRDGKYVQSDVPRQLLYGTMVYVRQAIVSDASTALSRAVCIATRYSAVRRQFGLQNDGQETQVIDYKTQQSRLFPLLASAYAFRFVGEWLKSLYTDVTEKLQAGDFSTLPEAHACTAGLKSLTTSATADGIEECRKLCGGHGYLNSSGLPELFAVYIPACTYEGDNTVLHLQVARFLMKTVSQLFSGKHPVGTTAYMGRLQQLLQCRSNVQQAKDWMNPSAVLEAYEARAARMIASCAKNLNNFANSEDGFAELSSDLVEAAVAHCQVIVVSKFFEKLQQDIPGNGVKQQLENLFGIYSLYLIHKHQGDFLATGCITPKQASLANDQLRALYTLVRPNAVALVDAFNYTDHFLGSILGRYDGNVYPKLYEEAWKDPLNETVVPDGYHEYIRPLLKQQLGIARL; encoded by the exons AGAATGCACTGAGGAAGGTGAATCATGCCTGGAAACTAATCAATGAACTTCGTCTTACCG AGGAAGAGGCACGGAAGTTTAGGTTCTATATGGATGAGCCTGCGTATACTGACCTTCATTGG GGTATGTTTGTACCTGCCATAAAAGGATCGGGCACTGAAGAGCAGCAAAAGAAGTGGTTACCATTGGCCTACAAAATGCAAATTATTGGCTGCTATGCACAAACTGAGCTTGGTCATGGATCCAACGTGCAAGGCCTTGAAACCACTGCCACTTTTGATCCCCGAACTGATGAATTTGTTATTCACAGTCCTACATTGACTTCAAGCAAG TGGTGGCCCGGTGGACTGGGTAAAGCCTCTACCCATGCAGTTGTTTATGCACGTCTTATAGTAGATGGTAAAGACTATGGAGTTAATG GATTTATTGTTCAACTAAGGAGCTTGGAGGATCATAAGCCTCTTCCAGGTATAACGGTTGGTGATATTGGAATGAAATTCGGATCTGGTGCATACAACACAATGGATAATGGGGTCTTAAGATTTGATCATGTTCGTATTCCACGGGATCAAATGCTGATGAG agTTTCACAAGTAACAAGGGATGGAAAATATGTGCAATCTGATGTTCCTCGACAACTACTTTACGGAACCATGGTATATGTTAGGCAAGCTATAGTATCAGATGCTTCCACTGCTTTGTCACGTGCAGTGTGCATAGCTACTCGATATAGTGCTGTGCGAAGACAATTTGGCTTGCAAAATGATGGACAGGAAACTCAG GTTATTGACTATAAAACGCAACAAAGCCGACTCTTTCCCTTGTTGGCTTCTGCATATGCCTTCAGATTTGTCGGGGAGTGGCTTAAGTCATTGTACACCGACGTGACCGAGAAACTGCAAGCGGGTGACTTCTCAACTTTGCCAGAGGCTCATGCATGCACTGCAGGACTGAAGTCTTTGACAACCTCGGCTACTGCC GATGGAATTGAAGAATGTCGGAAATTATGTGGAGGCCACGGCTATCTTAATAGCAGTGGGCTTCCGGAACTGTTTGCTGTTTATATCCCTGCTTGTACATACGAAGGAGATAACACCGTGCTACATCTACAA GTTGCTAGGTTTCTCATGAAAACTGTTTCTCAGCTGTTTTCGGGTAAACATCCTGTCGGAACTACAGCTTATATGGGAAGACTGCAACAACTGCTGCAATGTCGTTCTAATGTTCAGCAAG CAAAGGATTGGATGAACCCTAGTGCGGTATTGGAGGCTTACGAAGCAAGAGCTGCAAGAATGATCGCTTCTTGTGCTAAAAACCTAAACAACTTTGCTAACTCTGAAGACG GCTTTGCAGAATTATCTTCGGATTTAGTCGAAGCAGCAGTTGCTCACTGCCAAGTGATTGTCGTTTCCAA GTTTTTCGAAAAGCTGCAGCAGGACATTCCAGGGAATGGCGTGAAGCAGCAGCTGGAGAATCTTTTCGGGATCTACTCGCTCTACCTCATCCACAAACACCAAGGAGACTTCCTCGCCACCGGCTGCATCACCCCGAAGCAGGCCTCGCTTGCAAACGACCAGCTCAGGGCCCTGTACACTCTGGTACGTCCCAACGCTGTGGCACTAGTGGACGCTTTTAACTACACCGATCACTTCCTCGGTTCAATCCTGGGACGCTATGACGGGAACGTGTACCCAAAACTGTACGAGGAGGCGTGGAAGGATCCTCTGAACGAAACCGTAGTGCCTGATGGCTACCATGAATACATCAGGCCATTGCTAAAGCAACAACTGGGAATTGCTAGACTTTGA